The DNA window TAATACTGCCACAGAATGAGGAACTTCCTGTCGCGTTTTGTGTAGAACCTTCTCGCGGATCAGTTCGGAAGCAAATATACGCATACTCTGATCGGTGACTTGATCCTCTTCAAAAAGTGGCGGCCCCTCGGGCAAGACATTATTAATCTGATCGAGGAGTTTATCAAGATTGACTTTTCTTAATGCCGTAGTCATCATCCAATCGACGTGCTTAACCAAAGCTTGATACGCTGCGACGTTCGATTCAACCCTTTCAGCTTTTAGCTTGTCCATTTTGTTCATAACAAGAATCACTGGAGGAACATGATCATTGTTGAGTATCTGCGCAATCTTTCTGTCCTCAAAGTCCGGCAATCGAGAGCCATCGACCATGAAGAGGATCACATCCCCATCGGTAACGGCCTGCTGAGCCGTTTGGATCATCAGCTGCCCAAGTTTATTGTGAGGCTGGTGTATACCCGGGGTATCAACGAAAATCACTTGAGACTTCGGCAAGGTTAAAATACCCAATACCCGACGGCGAGTTGTCTGAGGCTTTGAAGAGACGGCGCTCACCTTCTGCCCCACCAAAGCGTTAATTAACGTGCTTTTCCCCACGTTGGGCTTGCCGACCACTGCGACAAAACCTGTCTTATAATCCGGCGCAACAGATGCTAAATCCACTTTAAGCCTCACTTTATTACATATCTCATATGTTAGACGAACAAATACCAAACTTCAGTCGCCCCATTATACCTACGTAACCCTTTTCTCTCAGACTCCAAGCTTTGTGTTAATTTTTTTCTCATCTATATGACTTGCAAGTATAAAGCTATAGGATGCACAATACTAGTATTAACTCTTTAACGCATCTACAAACGGTACAATGTGCTGGAAAGTTATATTTGAAGTTGAGCTTGGTCATAATGTCGAATTGCCTTGTTGATAAAAACTTGAATATCAATAAGAAGGAACAGGGAGCTGCTTTGGCAAATGGGAGATTAACATCTTTCGCCATCCCTCTAAAGGAGGCGCTTAATGTTCCGGTTTCGTTATGATATTGAAGAATACGGTTGGGCTACTGCTTGGGTCGGAAACGATGTGGAGCAGCGAGAATTGCGCGTCTCATGTCTTCATGA is part of the bacterium genome and encodes:
- the era gene encoding GTPase Era; translation: MDLASVAPDYKTGFVAVVGKPNVGKSTLINALVGQKVSAVSSKPQTTRRRVLGILTLPKSQVIFVDTPGIHQPHNKLGQLMIQTAQQAVTDGDVILFMVDGSRLPDFEDRKIAQILNNDHVPPVILVMNKMDKLKAERVESNVAAYQALVKHVDWMMTTALRKVNLDKLLDQINNVLPEGPPLFEEDQVTDQSMRIFASELIREKVLHKTRQEVPHSVAVLVELWEERTNGVVHIGATIYVEKDSQKGILIGQGGIMLKQIGQLAREEIEEALEQKVYLELWVKVRRDWRQDPNALRSLEFGN